A window of Cheilinus undulatus linkage group 1, ASM1832078v1, whole genome shotgun sequence contains these coding sequences:
- the lrrc4cb gene encoding leucine-rich repeat-containing protein 4C, producing the protein MLNTMISSLQRQTMRGRRLKGALSNPLFVLLLALQILVVAGLVRAQTCPSACSCSNQFSKVICTRRSLRDVPDGISTNTRYLNLQDNLITVIKVDSFKHLRHLEILQLSKNHIRTIEIGAFNGLASLNTLELFDNRLTTIPNGAFEYLSKLKELWLRNNPIESIPSYAFNRVPSLRRLDLGELKRLSYISDGAFKDLSNLRYLNLGMCNLKEIPNILPLVRLEELEMSGNQITVVKPSSFTGLSNLQKLWMMHAQIQTIERNSFDDLQSLVELNLAHNNLTFLPHDLFTPLHRLERVHLHHNPWNCNCDILWLSWWLKEAVPANTSCCARCHSPVALKGRYIGELDHSYFQCDVPVIVEPPSDLNVTEGMGAELKCRTSSLTSISWLTPNGSLVTHGAYKVRLSVLNDGTLNFTSVTMQDTGTYTCMVSNTAGNISASAVLNVTSVENSGVTYFTTVTVETIETPGDDSQTPLPPFGWVSSSTTKGTPVSTRTTTQYTIPVLDVDGEGALNGLDEVMKTTKIIIGCFVAITLMAAVLLVIFYKMRKQHNQQDPDGPASSMEVITVEEELAGVAAMERHLSLPPLEHYNHYNTYKSTYHHPPMLSTIHSSATQEPLLIQACSKDNVQETQI; encoded by the coding sequence ATGCTGAACACAATGATCTCCTCCCTCCAGCGCCAGACAATGAGAGGTCGTAGGCTGAAGGGGGCGCTGTCCAACCCCCTCTTTGTGCTGCTCTTGGCCCTTCAGATCCTGGTGGTGGCTGGGCTAGTTCGGGCTCAGACCTGCCCTTCTGCCTGCTCATGCAGTAACCAGTTCAGCAAAGTCATATGCACCCGCCGCAGTCTACGAGACGTCCCAGATGGCATTTCCACCAACACTCGCTACCTGAACCTCCAGGACAATCTAATCACGGTCATCAAGGTGGACAGTTTCAAACACCTACGCCATCTGGAGATCCTCCAGCTGAGCAAGAACCACATCCGCACTATTGAAATTGGTGCTTTCAATGGGCTGGCCAGTCTCAACACCTTGGAACTTTTTGATAATCGGCTCACGACAATCCCCAATGGAGCTTTTGAGTACCTGTCCAAGCTGAAGGAGCTGTGGCTACGGAACAACCCCATTGAAAGTATACCGTCTTATGCCTTCAACCGGGTCCCCTCGCTTCGAAGGCTGGATCTAGGGGAGCTCAAACGTCTGTCCTACATTTCTGATGGGGCCTTTAAAGACTTGAGCAACTTGCGCTACCTGAATCTGGGAATGTGCAACCTCAAAGAGATCCCAAACATCTTACCTTTGGTCAGGCTTGAAGAGCTAGAGATGTCAGGAAACCAGATCACTGTTGTCAAGCCCAGCTCATTTACAGGATTAAGTAACCTCCAGAAGCTGTGGATGATGCATGCCCAGATCCAAACTATCGAGAGGAATTCTTTTGATGACCTTCAGTCACTGGTGGAGCTCAACCTGGCTCACAACAACCTGACCTTTCTACCACACGACCTCTTCACCCCGTTGCATCGCCTAGAGCGGGTCCACCTCCATCACAACCCTTGGAACTGCAACTGTGATATCTTGTGGCTCAGCTGGTGGCTGAAGGAGGCGGTGCCTGCCAATACCAGCTGCTGCGCTCGTTGCCATTCTCCTGTAGCCCTTAAAGGTCGCTACATTGGGGAATTGGATCACAGCTACTTCCAGTGTGATGTTCCTGTCATTGTCGAGCCTCCaagtgacttaaatgtgactgaAGGCATGGGGGCAGAGCTTAAATGTCGTACAAGCTCACTGACATCCATCAGCTGGCTGACACCAAACGGTTCATTGGTGACACACGGGGCTTATAAGGTGCGTTTATCTGTGCTCAATGACGGGACTCTGAACTTTACGAGCGTCACAATGCAGGACACCGGGACATACACGTGTATGGTGAGCAACACAGCGGGCAACATTTCTGCCTCTGCTGTGCTTAATGTCACCTCTGTGGAAAACAGCGGGGTGACCTATTTTACCACAGTCACAGTGGAGACCATCGAGACCCCTGGAGATGATAGCCAAACGCCACttcccccatttggctgggtgtcatcatcaacaacaaaagGAACTCCAGTTTCCACAAGGACCACAACACAGTATACCATTCCAGTTCTTGATGTGGATGGCGAGGGAGCCCTCAATGGCCTGGATGAGGTGATGAAAACCACCAAGATAATAATTGGCTGCTTTGTGGCCATCACACTCATGGCTGCTGTATTGCTGGTTATTTTCTACAAGATGAGGAAGCAGCATAACCAGCAGGATCCTGACGGGCCTGCCTCTTCCATGGAGGTTATCACTGTCGAAGAAGAGCTCGCAGGTGTCGCTGCCATGGAGAGACACCTATCTCTGCCCCCTCTAGAGCACTACAACCACTACAACACCTACAAGAGCACTTATCACCACCCGCCCATGCTCAGTACCATACACAGCTCAGCTACACAGGAACCTTTACTGATTCAAGCCTGCTCAAAAGACAATGTACAAGAGACCCAAATCTGA